CGTTTCTGCGCTAGCTGCTGAATATTTGTGATACGATTGCACAAACACCCGAAATGACCTACATTAGCCAGCACAAACTTCTCACACCCCGGAGGGCAAAAGCAGAGAGATGCTGGGGGCAAGTAACAGTGACAAAGTCGGTGGAAGAAGAATGAATTTGGCCCATATAAGGGGAGAGGGTGAGAAATGCTTATACAAGGAAGTGCAGGAgggcgctgctagttatacgtagcgctttacagagacattgtgcaggcataggtccctgccccgtggagcttacaatctatgtttttggtgcctgaggcacagggagataaagtgacttgcccaaggtcacaaggagccgacaccgggaattgaaccagactcccctgcttcaaactctcagtgccagtcagtgacttttactcactgagccactccctctccctataaTATACATGTTACAGTAGTTTCACCCAAAGGGGTGAAATCTCCTTCTGCAGGGGGCTGGAACCTGGAGGAAATGGGTCTGTATAAGCGAGATGGCCTGCATCCATCTTGGAGGGGAACTAGGATGCTCAGTGAATAGTTTACCTTAATTATCCAATTATTAAATCCAATTAAATTCGTCAGGGTGAATCTAactgaccctccctccccctacctgTAAGAGGTAGTGGTTAGGTGAGATATTACAGCAGGAAATATCCAGGGGGAAGGAGAACAgcttaaatatttaaaaaaattaatatgaAATATGAAAATGAAGTATGTTTGTTGTCGCCCAGCACTATATTGCAAGTAGTGGAAAGGCTCAGCCTGTGATAGCAGCATCACACTCTGTCAGAGAGTCTGTGCTCAGGGATATAAACTatgggctgttatatagtggccgcaTGCGCTACGCCGTGCACGCgcagcacttataattggctgaggttagtcagcccttctatacaagggccgcgcacggcagtgagcgtgcatccggCCGACAGTGGGGAAGACGGGGAATAGAATGATTTCGCGCCACTAccggcgctgaaatgtatgtatatgtgtgtgtatgtatgtatgtatgtatgtatgtatgtatgtatgtatgtatgtatgcacaatgttaacaaatattttatttttaccaatgtagttttttttgtttttttaataaattacacatacatacacacatatacatacatacataaacacacagtaccttcacagcTCACAGCATACAAACAAAAAGCAtgtggcacgtgcacgcgcacggccgcacacactatatgaACAGAGAGAGTCTGCCACAAGTGGTGTAATCCTTTCAGTGAGTTGCCTTGCATATGAGTCCAGCTCTCAGGCAGATCCAGCACACCCTGATTAGTGAGCTTCGTTTCACGTGAGCCCAGCTCTCAGGCAGATCCAGCACACCCCGATTAGTGAGCTTCGTTGCATATGAGTCCAGCTCTTAGGCAGACCCAGCACACCCCGATTAGTGAGCTGCATTGCACGTGAGCCCAGTTCTCAGGCAGATCCAGCACACCCCGATTAGTGAGCTGCGTTGAACATGAGCCCAGTTCTCAGGCAGATCCAGCACACCCCGATTAGTGAGCTGCGTTAAACGTGTGCCCAGCTCTCAGGCAGATCCAGCACACCCTGATTAGTGAGCTGCGTTGCACGTGAGCCCAGCTCTTAGGCAGATTCAGCACATGCTGATTGGAAAACTGGACACAAACCCAGCTCCCTTACAAATCAGTACTTGATTACAGACGTGGTAATCCTGTAGTCCAGGGTAACAGGAcattccctgtgctggagaagattttaccCAGTTTACTTGAgttgatctcttctccagcacgAACAGGACATGTGCTCGGCCTACTGCATACTCACACCTGGGGCCGCTGCTGCTTGTGTTTCTCTGAGATATTTCACTTTTGGTACAtcatctagtgcaggggtggccaactccagtccgtaagggccaccaacaggtcaggttttacagatattccttcttgagcacaggtggctcaattagtgactgagccactgattgagttacctatgctgaagcagtgatatccttaaaacctgatctgctggtgacccttaaggactggagttggtcattcCTGATCTAGTGTCATGGGGAGGTGACTTCGTCCTTTTAATCAGATTAAGTTTACTCTCATATTTCCCTGTTTGTTTGCTGTCTCCCGTGTTCAAATCCACACAAACCAGTGTTTACAAAAAGGAAACACCTAGGAGCCTCCTACACTACAGAGCTACTGCCAGCCAACTGTGCCCCAGGGGAACCTCTTCATTATGCAGGTTGGGTCACTGATATAAGACATCCTTAAGTGAGCTGTGAATTACAGAGCCACCTGCTGGGCCTCCTCAGTGCTCAGCATGGGGAGCTTGCTCCAGGTAATAAGCACCGTAGCTCTGTTTGTGCAGAAGAGTCTGATCCTCTGCTCCCTCTTACTGTACGTTGCTTTTGGCAGAGTCCTGATGATCCTTTTTCCGCAAACCATGGCATCTGTGCTGAAGTCACATTTCAAGATGACTGGCACCCATCACCCCAAGTTTCAGTATGAGGACTGGGGACACACCTTCTTCACATACAAATTTTTAAGGACTGTCCTTCAAATCATGTGGTTGCGGCTGGAAGATGAGGCATTCCTGGGACATGCTGCCCCCAACATGCCTGTCGTTGGCCTGAGTGGTGACCTACATCATATCTGGGACTATCTGAAGGGTAAGGACCTACAGCCTGTTCCCAATgtgaggacggggggggggggggggggctgggagatacaGGAAGGACTGGATCACTCATATCACAGGCAGTAGTCTCTGTCTCCTGCAACATCTGTGTGTATCCAGAATGAGAAGTTATTGTATTGTGCAGTTTGTGAATGCAGAATCCTACACTCTACAATAAAGAGGAGGGGTATGAAGGGGACAtcctcacagtgagggggagcACCTGCGTAGTGAGAGGGTGGAGCAGGAAGGTGGAAGTATTAAGGGGAGCACTGACAGTTTAAGGGGTATGAGGATTCAGCAATGTCCCCTCTTGCTGCGTCAGGTATTTGACCTTGTGATAATACCCCCCAGGCCAGCGTCCATTGGTCCTAAGTTTTGGGAGCTGTACTTGACCCCCGTTCCTCTTCAGACTTGACGAGTTTAACAAGCTGGTTCGGGATTTCAACTCTATGGCAGATTTCCTGATCATCTACATTGATGAAGCACATGCAGCAGGTAGGAGAGAAGCacccggggggagggggtgggggggggggggggaccggagtGTCTGTTACATGGAGAAAATGGGCGGCGTCACAGTGCAGATAGGGAGCATTTTTTACCTTGTATATTTTCATTGGGATTTCTATGATTGTATTTTTACCCCTCTCTTCAATGGTTGCACCCCCCCTTTCGGAAGGTTTCACATTAAACAGTTATGTAGTGAGTATTGTGGTGCTCAAACAATCAGATATTGCTCTATGGTCAACTTATTGCTAGAATCTAGCAGTGTCCAGATGCTAATAAGATGCCCAATCTTGTAATAGGTGCTGAATAGGTCTGAAAGGGGTGTATGTGCCAAGTGGTGTCAACTTGATGACCACAAATATTGACATATAAACACCCAATCATAAAACAATGTATACAGCCACTTCCAGTTAAAGACAGGATATATTTCAGGGCACTAAACAGGTCTGAGCTCTGAGGAAAACCTTCCACGCATCATATTTCCTGAGCACCAAGACACAACAGAACGAATTTCTCACACCTCTATCAACATAACGCAGTGTCAGTTTAGACCCAGCACTTTCACCTCGTGGTTTGTTTAATCATTTAATTTCTGAACATCATGTAGTTTGAAAGAAGTCACACTAGAGGCTGTGGATTAGAAGCCCTGGGTCAATATGACGGGACAGGAAGCCTGTGTGGGGGATGTTATATTGTCTTGCTGATTCCTTCTGCTCACTCCCACTGCTGATTTGTTTAATGtttcttttggcatgttattatTCTATAGGTTTTCCATGATGTGTTTGGGTTCCACATGTTTGTCTCGCGTGGcattcaatacatcaattctACTTTTAGAAGTGTTCTGTGTGAAGAGATTTAGGAGCGGTGATAACGATCAATGAGACTCTGGGGATGATGCTGTGTGTTGGTAGGATGAATATGTCACTCTCAGGCTTTCTGTGCAAGTGCAACATCTTTCTTTGTGCAGTCAGAGTTGGTTTTCAAGAGTAGTAAATTATGTGTATGTTGACACCTTTTTATTGGATTTTTTGTCATTGTACATAAATTATCAGACTGCAAGTACCCCCAATGTAGAGATATTCAAACAACCAATGTCCATATACTGctgaaaaatgcatgtacatcaTCAATGTATCTATTTCATGTGGTGCAATTAGCACTGTAAGATCTTGTTAAGAGCCCCTCTGTTTTGTATGCAGATATTAAAGAGCTCTGTATTCTAACATGTTATCTTTGTTCTGCATGCAGATGAATGGGCTTTAAAAAACAATGTGGCTATCAAGAAGCACCAGAGCCTCCAGGATCGGCTTGTCGCAGCTCAGCGCCTGTTAGAGGAGCTACCCTCCTGTCCTGTGGTGTTAGACACTATGGAGAACCTGTGCAGTGCTAAGTATGCAGCATTACCCGAGAGGCTTTACATCCTGCAGGGGGGCAAAGTAATGTATAAGGTAACAGCCTTAATGACATTATCTGTAAAAGAAGGTGCCGATTTCAGGCGCACATCACATACATCAGTACAAGTCAGTcaatccgcgctcatgcttcctaaaatGAAGATCTTGAAGTAGATCTACTCTCTCCTTTTGCTGCTGCTGTaacgtgaaggcacccctccttcaCCAACATCCACTGCGGAGAAGCTCCAACGGCGGATAATCATGCAAAAAAAGGCACAGAAGCTCACCAAGGGTAAAGATTCatgtatcttaatatataaaatcgaaaggttggtactagctgcggtgaatctgattggtcctcagcctctggccaatcagattggtggctctatgacgtcacccagctctatgacgtcacccaactctctccctctccctctctctctctcccccttcccctctctcccttccccccaccggctcccggacggaggggaagcgcggcgcggccctcctgcccaacgctcacttccctccctccccggcgggggggacaggcagtgggcaggcagcctccggaaggacccccttcctcctgcagatgcggacaggcggggggtggtattcagtcaggagagagggggggggagttagtcaggagagagggggggttagtcaggagagaggagggggagggagtcaggagaggggggagagaggaagtcaggagagggggggagagggagtcaggagagagggggggagagggagtcaggagagagggggggggagagaggggggcggggagggagtcaggagagaaggggggaagcctgaacagctgtgaagagggggggaagggagttgagagggaggatgggggaggcagaacattacatcacgggcaacgccgggtatatcagctagttaaacATAAAATAACAATTGCAAGTATTAActtacatataaagtaaaattaaTCCAGTAGTAAGAGGTACAGGGACATCTGACACAGGTTGATACAGGACCCAGGGGTAGACACCGAGGCtcacagatcagtcccgcgcACTGGGACCAACTGGCTCGGCAATACTCACATGTTTCTTCCGGGTTGCGTCCTCTCGCGATGCCCACAAGGAGTAGTCCACCGCAATCGCCGTATCTCTACAGCTAGAACACTACCCCCGTTGGAGCTAGCCAGATGAAGGCAGCTCAAAACTCCGTGGGAAGGCTAGTGTCAACTGAGCAACTGAGTGTCTGTCCTGTACAAGATtaactccgcaacgcgtttcacacactcTGGTGCTTCATCAGGCAGTCCTGATAAAGCACCAGAGTGTGTGAACTGAGTTAATGTAGTGTTCTAGCTGTAGAGATACGGCGATTGCGGTGGACTACTCCTTGCGGGCATCGCGAGAGGACGCAACTCGGAAGAAACATGTGAGTATTGCCGAGCCAGttggtcccagcgcgcgggactgatctgtgaGCCTCGGCATCTACCACTGGGTCCTGAATCAACCTGTGTCAGATGTCCCTGTACCTCTTACTACTGGATTAATTTTACTTTACATGTAAGTTACTACTTGCAATTGTTATTTTATGTTTAATACACGAATCtttacccttggtgcgcttctgtgccttTTTTTGCATCACATACATCACTTCCAAAAGGGGATCCTGTGTCAGCTCTTCTATTTCCTTTGTTAGAAGATGTGAGTTCTCTAATCTCTGTGCCGCTTCAGCTCTGGCAGGAGGAATAAAGCACTGTACGTGCAGCAACATTAACATGTAAAAGTGTAAAAACTTTTCTACACAAGTAAAAAGAGGACAAACAAATGTTTCTAAATTACCTTCAGGGCAGCCGTGTTAGCCTATTTCCAGTAAATGTACACGTTGACACTAAACGTTTTGTTTCTCTAGCAGCGAGGTTAATTACTAGGAGACCAATGTTTTGTTTGGACTAATTACGAGTAATAACAGGAAACTAATGTCTCATCAGCCACACAGAGATGTGTTTAAAAGGGCTATTTTATAAAGAGAAATCCTTACACTGATAATAAAACAGAAGGTGATGAATGTATAATCTTCATTGGTGATTAAGGCGCACTGTAGGAGATTAAAAGAAGCTTAGCGTTTTGAAAGGTTTCAGAAGGAGACAGAAATGTTGTATCGGGAATATTATATGCTTCATTATGCTTTCTTTACAGGGCAACATGGGTCCATGGGGCTATAAACCAGAAGAAGTGCGCTCTGTTCTTGAGAAAATGAAATAATCCAATTAAAATTAGTCACTGCAGAACAATCAACAAGTTCCCGACCATAACGAGTGCTCAGAAACGGACTCCAGAAATATTTTGTTTGTGATGGTTGTAGCTTAAAGCCCAGACGGTTCCCACCTGATATTGCAAATATTTGTAGGAGTTGTGTGTTCTGAACgcagaaaaaaaaataagatatttTTCAACAACATGTTCTTACCGGTGTCTCTCCTGCTATGAGGAGGAAGAGCTCTTCCTGTTACATACTGTTCTGCTTTTATGCTGGGAGAGATTTTCCTTCTGTTACATAGATTGTATGTTCTGTTTTACGTACCAGATACATATTCTGAAACTCATGTGTTAGTACTTGCTTCCCTCCTTTAGTTTCCCAGAAGTAGAAGCTCTTGTGCACTCACAGCACCTCTGGTGATATGGACATTGCGCTACAAAAACATGGGATGAAGTTTACTGAACACTGTGCGGTGTTTGCGTCACGTCTTCTAAAGCAGAATGTGAGCCATGGATTTGAGAGCAGACTGTACATGTGATGTAAACTGATGTGAAGTGGAAAACACTCATGTTTTAttaagaaatatataaatattttacataCAAGATCAAAACTTGACAGTTCTATCAGGGCCACTTCATTCCGATGTAATCTTCCTTACTGCAGTCCTGCTTAACCTAGTTAAAACTGACAGCTGTTCCCAGAATGCACTGGGAGATAAAGGCAGGACTGCAATCAAGTGGAGTAAAGCAGGATGAGTTATACGTCCTCTTCTGCCGACacgctgcacacagacacaaaatgATCAAATCCGGACAGGATTACAAAACGCAAGTGAGCAACTTGAAGTCCAGCgagctggggggaaaaaaatcaaagGATTCCGTAACTAAATCATAAAGGATCCCCGGCAGGTTAATTATCACACTGATTATCCGTTCAATAAGAACACACACTTTAAAATATAGTAGAGATAGTTCCTTATCTTGTTATTAGCATTGGATGTGATGGGAAcacaggggcagagaggcacatgcagtgagtgcaggagaAGAAACATAGTACTGTATAAGGATGCAGGAATTGCCTAGTCCAGACTAGCAGATGACAATTCCAGAGACAGTGGCAGCCCACGGAGTGAATTAACAAGCTGAGTCTCAGCAGGGACAGAACTTCTGTAACCAACTCTTAATGTGCTGGCTGCAGATCACATCTAATGTACAGTTTGGTCAGTATGAGGTGAACATGGACAGTAAACATTCAGAATAAATCCATCAGCGCTCAGCTCAGAATATTCACCTGCATAGTTCAGAGATAAGTTCTATATCGAACTTATTATAGTTCTGATTGCTGTTAAGAGAGATCAGTCCCTAAATTATAATAGACATGACTGTGCCGGGCCAGGTACAGTACTTACTGGAAACTCCTCGACCTGGAGCTGCCTGTCCACGTGCTCGAGATCTGGAGTGAGAGATAACGGCATGTCACATATCCAGAGTGTAACCAGTGGACTGAACTTTCCTGACCCACTGCATCCATAATAACCATTACTCATCCTCCTACTTATTGTGTGTCCTCAAATAGTACTGCACTACACATCTACATGATATAAATAAATGGCAAAATGTTAAAGTTGCAGTTCCCTCTGCATGcttattattttttgattgttGAACAATTTCTTCACAATACAGGGTCTTTGGTAGAATGGAGAAAGTGAAGTGTTTATAACTGAACCCTAGTGCGCACACAGGGAATTAACCTTAAGAATAATTCCACTTTTCTTCTAGTCCCTTTATGCCAGTATAAAGAAATAGGTATTTAACACCCCCAGTTGGGGTTAGGACAAAACTTTCAACGAATCAGTCTCCATCAGCTCTGGGCAGGCTGGCAGACAAACCAGAAAAATAAAACCTGCGAGGAGAGACCCTACCCCGTTGGCCTGCTGTGAGGAGTAGAGCACGCAGCCTTGTAGTGGCTGTTGGAGCCTGATTAGTTGATGTTTTATCCTCTGTGCTGGGTAGGCCTGTATTCCCCATTTCTTTGAACTGGCAAAGGCGGGACAGAGTGAAATAGGAGTTAATTCTGTTGCGTTTAATCTGCAAAATAATACAAATTTAAGATTATGTAAATCGTTAACAATTTAGCTGGTGATAGTTATAGACATAATATATAATACGCAGAGGCagtttgtgctgaataaatactTGTCCATTGGCGACTTCTATAGAAGAAGAGATGAGGTGCCCAGGCATGTAGACCTGTCTACACCTCACTATCAGATGGGGCTTGAGGAGAAGCTCAGTGGTAATGACACTGTGAATTAGGTGAACCAAGTTCATATCCCACTGtcagctacttgtgaccttgggcaagtcacaatTTCCCTGTGCCTTAGCCACAAAACAGATtgcaagctctacagggcaggaacGGCGTCGGTCAAATTCTACGaaaagcgctgcgtacactgaGCGCTATACAAgacttaaaaaaaatactttgatAAATAGAATGAGATTCCTTCTGTGTGATCAGCCAGAAATCTCTTCTCATACTGTAACTTTCCACAGAACACTCACCACTGCAGAAGTTTTGCGGATAATGTGCACAATAATATCTAGGAATAACTTGCAGTTTGGGCCAACAAACAACCTGAAAAGCTCAGATTAACCGAGGGAAAGTGCAGCAGCTGGAATTGACCAGACACCTTTCTTTGTCCACGTTGGgtattgttaggaccagtatgtcaggccagagtctgcactcatgttaagcttccattttgtatggtcataactagttaagattctgtagtcagcctttttgctgaaatataattcataaatgcactcagtttctctgctaaattgcatttcattcttcctggccaggatatcactagatacttttgtaaggtcaatttcctggtgttttagtagaatataatagcatagttctctgcaagaagcaaggtagtgaaatatagttgctaagactcaaggtctcttttgataacagacaatgaataagctatgtattcagaacattgcttgtattgaaaagggacacgtctcaaaagtcacgccactaatatgtcctgcccctaaatcacgcctctaattaaagctacgcccaagacacacctagtatacgcctatgtcacgcctatgatacgcctatgtcacgcctctaactaatatctttttttattctgtataaaaaccattaccctatgagtaataaattgagacaaaggatttgaaacctggcgtgcgttacgtttcattttgttcgtctcccaggcctgaaaagttcaccgaagaccggagataacagttgcagggcgtgaagcttcctgggaagtctgctgcaaaacggttgcagatagtgtatccggtcacaaggcttcagttttctctacagagaataggttccttttggttctgaagccaggggaggaaataacggattttcctttcagttttggtgtcagaagtgggattggagaattgggtatgaaaattctctatggttttattgtagtgattagtataatcgcagcaatttttgttatttttcactgtgctaagtgtgcaatgctttcatttgtctcaaggaaacctacagtttcatctcacgccatgtatgcaactaataattcatatgtggccatgaacagagtctatgatactattggtccccataaggcaatagtcatagagaagtgtacctagtaagggtatttgttcttttagagaacgaaaaggagggattgttaggaccagtatatcaggccagagtctgcactcatgttaagcttccattttgtatggtcataactagttaagattctgtagtcagcctttttgctgaaatataattcataaatgcactcagtttctctgctaaattgcatttcattcttcctggccaggatatcactagatacttttgtaaggtcaatttcctggtgttttagtagaatataatagcatagttctctgcaagaagcaaggtagtgaaatatagttgctaagactcaaggtctcttttgataacagacaatgaataagctatgtattcagaacattgcttgtattgaaaagggacacgtctcaaaagtcacgccactaatatgtcctgcccctaaatcacgcctctaattaaagctacgcccaagacacacctagtatacgcctatgtcacgcctatgatacgcctatgtcacgcctctaactaatatctttttttattctgtataaaaaccattaccctatgagtaataaattgagacaaaggatttgaaacctggcgtgcgttacgtttcattttgttcgtctcccaggcctgaaaagttcaccgaagaccggagataacagttgcagggcgtgaagcttcctgggaagtctgctgcaaaacggttgcagatagtgtatccggtcacaaggcttcagttttctctacagagaataggttccttttggttctgaagccaggggaggaaataacggattttcctttcaggTATGTTCATGCGTGTCTCCTCTTCATACATTATTTATACAGTGTCACAAATGGGTTGTATTTCTGGGATGCGAAATTACAATTCTGTGCACATTCAAAGAAACGGGGGAGGTAATTAAATGCAAATGTGACGGGCGATACTACAGAATTATCACAGCTGCTCACCTCTTTCCACAAAGCGCTCAAAATTTATCGGCTCCTTGGAGACACTTTTTTCAATTCGTAAACTTCGTACTGGAATATAAACAGATGGGGGAATCATTAACCTCACCAGGctacatacatttatacattacACAACCAGCCACACCGTTTTTGGTATCTGTAAGCTGTTCTATCTACTGCCAGTAACGAGTGCCTTTTAGCCCTTATTACCACGGGCTACACCCGTTCTATATAGGC
Above is a genomic segment from Ascaphus truei isolate aAscTru1 chromosome 10, aAscTru1.hap1, whole genome shotgun sequence containing:
- the DIO1 gene encoding type I iodothyronine deiodinase isoform X4 translates to MGSLLQVISTVALFVQKSLILCSLLLYVAFGRVLMILFPQTMASVLKSHFKMTGTHHPKFQYEDWGHTFFTYKFLRTVLQIMWLRLEDEAFLGHAAPNMPVVGLSGDLHHIWDYLKDLTSLTSWFGISTLWQIS
- the IFT25 gene encoding intraflagellar transport protein 25 homolog, producing MTRAGDVCLSSAGAQVTLATSSDERHPPEHIIDGNPETFWTTTGMFPQEFIISLRGLLKISKITLQSTWIRSLRIEKSVSKEPINFERFVERDLEHVDRQLQVEEFPLAGLQVAHLRFVILSGFDHFVSVCSVSAEEDV
- the DIO1 gene encoding type I iodothyronine deiodinase isoform X1, coding for MGSLLQVISTVALFVQKSLILCSLLLYVAFGRVLMILFPQTMASVLKSHFKMTGTHHPKFQYEDWGHTFFTYKFLRTVLQIMWLRLEDEAFLGHAAPNMPVVGLSGDLHHIWDYLKGQRPLVLSFGSCTUPPFLFRLDEFNKLVRDFNSMADFLIIYIDEAHAADEWALKNNVAIKKHQSLQDRLVAAQRLLEELPSCPVVLDTMENLCSAKYAALPERLYILQGGKVMYKFPRSRSSCALTAPLVIWTLRYKNMG
- the DIO1 gene encoding type I iodothyronine deiodinase isoform X3; this translates as MILFPQTMASVLKSHFKMTGTHHPKFQYEDWGHTFFTYKFLRTVLQIMWLRLEDEAFLGHAAPNMPVVGLSGDLHHIWDYLKGQRPLVLSFGSCTUPPFLFRLDEFNKLVRDFNSMADFLIIYIDEAHAADEWALKNNVAIKKHQSLQDRLVAAQRLLEELPSCPVVLDTMENLCSAKYAALPERLYILQGGKVMYKFPRSRSSCALTAPLVIWTLRYKNMG
- the DIO1 gene encoding type I iodothyronine deiodinase isoform X2 yields the protein MGSLLQVISTVALFVQKSLILCSLLLYVAFGRVLMILFPQTMASVLKSHFKMTGTHHPKFQYEDWGHTFFTYKFLRTVLQIMWLRLEDEAFLGHAAPNMPVVGLSGDLHHIWDYLKGQRPLVLSFGSCTUPPFLFRLDEFNKLVRDFNSMADFLIIYIDEAHAADEWALKNNVAIKKHQSLQDRLVAAQRLLEELPSCPVVLDTMENLCSAKYAALPERLYILQGGKVMYKGNMGPWGYKPEEVRSVLEKMK